A region from the Thermanaeromonas toyohensis ToBE genome encodes:
- a CDS encoding peptidase MA family metallohydrolase: MVYLERIAVGTICVAVLILATWGFPRLYGALPILTYKPLNTLARYYTEWQTRGWLVSESQHFRAKYLAPDVGIVDLVLDAAEEQYYPTTTLLGFQDSGKTLILIYPDRQSLAQPFGWANNEEAMGVYWAGVIRIVSPRDWVQPAEEFEIAFKTQGPVVHELAHLLVDRLAKGNYPRWLTEGIAQQVEKQITGYELPGPEPEEILAWYSLEEMDKSFDRLPDQTLAYRQSMIMVGRLLEKIGWEGIREILKLLGSGRSLEEALYLVAGMRVEELLPSFTLSP, translated from the coding sequence TTGGTTTACCTCGAGCGGATAGCTGTGGGTACTATCTGCGTGGCCGTATTAATACTTGCTACCTGGGGCTTCCCGCGGCTTTATGGCGCTTTACCTATTTTAACTTACAAACCATTAAATACTTTAGCTCGTTACTATACCGAGTGGCAGACGCGTGGGTGGCTGGTCAGTGAAAGCCAGCATTTTCGGGCTAAATACCTAGCACCGGACGTTGGTATAGTGGATTTAGTTTTGGATGCTGCGGAGGAACAATATTATCCTACTACCACCCTTTTAGGTTTTCAGGATTCTGGGAAAACTTTAATATTAATCTATCCAGATCGGCAGAGCCTAGCTCAGCCCTTTGGGTGGGCGAACAACGAGGAAGCTATGGGAGTATACTGGGCAGGGGTTATTCGGATTGTGTCCCCCCGGGATTGGGTACAACCGGCAGAGGAATTCGAGATAGCCTTTAAGACTCAGGGGCCGGTAGTCCACGAATTAGCCCATCTCTTAGTGGATAGGCTGGCCAAAGGGAATTATCCCCGCTGGCTGACAGAGGGTATTGCCCAACAAGTAGAAAAGCAAATTACAGGGTATGAGCTTCCCGGCCCGGAACCGGAGGAGATCCTGGCATGGTATTCCTTAGAAGAGATGGACAAAAGCTTTGACCGTCTTCCTGATCAAACCCTAGCTTATCGCCAATCCATGATTATGGTAGGCCGGTTACTGGAGAAGATCGGCTGGGAGGGGATAAGGGAGATTCTTAAGCTTCTTGGATCTGGGCGTTCCCTGGAGGAAGCCCTTTACTTAGTGGCTGGGATGCGGGTTGAGGAATTATTGCCCTCCTTCACACTTTCTCCATAA
- a CDS encoding heavy-metal-associated domain-containing protein: MGCCSSAIRSVIRQITLKIEGMTCEHCKRSVEAALQKLGGVKEVAVDLAAGEAAVTYNPGQVTVEELKKAVRQAGYDVIGIVP; this comes from the coding sequence ATGGGCTGCTGTAGTTCGGCCATCCGTTCGGTCATCCGGCAGATAACGTTGAAGATAGAAGGGATGACCTGTGAGCACTGTAAAAGAAGTGTGGAGGCGGCCCTACAGAAGTTAGGAGGAGTAAAAGAGGTCGCGGTGGATCTGGCGGCTGGCGAAGCAGCGGTGACTTATAATCCGGGCCAGGTTACTGTCGAAGAACTAAAGAAAGCAGTGAGGCAAGCTGGGTATGATGTTATAGGTATTGTACCTTAA